From Arachis stenosperma cultivar V10309 chromosome 2, arast.V10309.gnm1.PFL2, whole genome shotgun sequence, one genomic window encodes:
- the LOC130962885 gene encoding uncharacterized protein LOC130962885, which yields MGATSFHHSILEVRLPKHFDKPTDMRYDETQDPQEHLMAFEARMNLEGVGDEVRRRAFPVTLARPAIRWFNALPQGSIRTFMDITRGFLAHFTTCITKAKHLINLLGVTQKTGEPIRKYLYRFNDECLEIDGLIDLVSSLCLTNRLLNDDFRKHLTTKPV from the coding sequence ATGGGAGCAACCTCTTTCCACCACTCCATTCTCGAGGTCCGGCTACCGAAACACTTTGACAAGCCAACAGATATGAGATACGACGAAACCCAGGACCCCCAGGAACATCTAATGGCTTTTGAGGCCAGGATGAACCTGGAAGGTGTGGGTGATGAGGTGAGACGTCGCGCTTTCCCCGTGACCCTGGCGAGACCCGCAATCCGGTGGTTCAACGCGCTCCCCCAGGGGTCCATAAGGACCTTCATGGACATAACTCGAGGCTTTCTGGCACACTTTACCACGTGTATCACCAAGGCCAAGCACCTGATCAACCTCCTAGGGGTGACGCAGAAAACCGGTGAACCAATCAGAAAGTACCTATATAGGTTCAATGATGAATGCTTGGAGATTGATGGCCTGATCGATCTGGTGTCCAGCCTTTGCTTGACAAACAGGCTGCTGAATGATGATTTCAGAAAACACCTTACCACCAAACCGGTGTAG